A genomic stretch from Candidatus Nitrotoga arctica includes:
- a CDS encoding SUMF1/EgtB/PvdO family nonheme iron enzyme — translation MFRFVNKFIALSTLAIIATACSIPNYQSLFVQNRTSQPDLTSLFAQSITSHSDIRSDMRQKNIKFLKEQHAHLAYKQDKDYSKRSLKDSRIAQAIAPEKLSPDELVASKVVLGTLKGSACNKNFSVDVHITKLHEKDDGFMPTQGILADVNFTKLLGKGGKFKINGTFRSSSISDNTSSIAIETPMEGEMTGGFLNLNSSSKPLTKQEVDDEYIRRKRAVDEYEALAFVFDGAYTYASMVAHHPDVIQKMEEHYIAEYNREIEFEFGLPPIPPSISLHLDVGRDGDGKGWVGVIEGDGFKDCHDIVLVNGNGITTSKLPAITGQIAFGRSMTKSKVFKEYWLNVAASKGYDDAYYLLGTFYEEQGKNSPDDYRRALQNYRTAIEKASDTRAQAALGRMYANGLGTPVNPAEAKKWMELASETNRVAAEVCVSPKTIAVISSIMSQQVVSGKVGGMLMGGMTGLHVDPGSMRVEKISASGVVSANKPFICLVEGTSVGRSADASGANSYVYDGIHNGQHTWIRDESYKIVMEGTAFVINHLSDISPYQQQSFVIEPLGDHRYKLASKIIDLGLGDSVVKNKEVALTVRLTADGQQPKDEHQIIKDCTTCPEMVVIPSGEFKMGYRSSIEKSGRNVSVNAFALGKTEVTQIQWRAVMGSNPSKFSSCGDDCPVEQVSWDSAQEFIKKLNAMTGKQYRLPSETEWEYACRAGKQQEYCGSDILDKVGWYDANSEDTTHPVARKQPNAFGLYDMSGNVMEWLEVSNHPRHRGMHELRGGAWHYSARAAERGMLVPPIGYSFAGFRVARILP, via the coding sequence ATGTTCAGATTTGTTAATAAATTTATAGCGTTAAGCACACTGGCGATTATAGCCACCGCCTGCAGTATTCCAAATTACCAGTCATTGTTCGTTCAGAACCGTACCTCACAACCGGATTTAACGTCATTGTTCGCTCAAAGTATAACCTCGCATTCGGATATTAGGTCGGATATGCGCCAGAAAAACATAAAATTCCTCAAAGAGCAGCATGCGCATCTCGCTTATAAACAGGACAAAGATTATTCTAAGCGGTCCTTAAAGGACTCTCGCATTGCGCAAGCGATTGCCCCTGAAAAATTGAGTCCCGATGAACTGGTTGCAAGCAAGGTGGTACTCGGCACATTGAAAGGTAGCGCATGTAACAAAAATTTTAGCGTTGATGTCCACATCACCAAGTTGCATGAAAAAGATGATGGCTTTATGCCAACGCAAGGCATTCTGGCTGATGTCAACTTCACCAAGTTGCTTGGAAAAGGTGGTAAGTTCAAAATCAATGGTACATTCCGATCGTCCAGTATTTCTGACAATACATCTTCAATAGCTATTGAAACACCCATGGAAGGGGAAATGACAGGAGGATTTCTAAATTTAAATTCCAGCAGCAAGCCGTTGACTAAACAGGAGGTTGATGATGAATATATAAGGAGAAAGCGAGCAGTAGATGAATATGAGGCGCTAGCGTTTGTGTTTGATGGAGCCTATACATATGCTTCAATGGTTGCGCATCACCCCGATGTAATACAAAAAATGGAGGAGCATTACATAGCGGAATACAACCGCGAAATAGAGTTTGAATTTGGCCTGCCGCCAATACCGCCATCAATTTCTTTACATCTGGACGTTGGTCGTGATGGGGATGGGAAAGGATGGGTGGGTGTGATCGAAGGCGATGGCTTTAAAGATTGTCATGATATCGTACTGGTTAACGGAAATGGAATCACCACAAGTAAACTACCCGCGATCACCGGGCAAATAGCATTTGGTAGGTCAATGACTAAGTCTAAGGTTTTCAAGGAGTACTGGCTGAATGTTGCCGCAAGCAAAGGGTATGACGATGCTTACTATCTTCTTGGCACATTTTACGAAGAACAGGGAAAGAATTCGCCGGATGACTACCGGCGTGCACTCCAAAATTATCGGACTGCTATCGAAAAGGCCAGCGATACTAGAGCGCAAGCGGCACTAGGCCGTATGTACGCCAATGGTCTAGGTACACCAGTCAATCCTGCGGAAGCCAAGAAATGGATGGAATTAGCGTCCGAAACCAACCGTGTTGCCGCAGAAGTATGTGTGTCACCAAAGACCATTGCTGTGATTAGTAGCATCATGTCACAACAGGTAGTAAGTGGGAAAGTTGGGGGTATGTTAATGGGCGGAATGACAGGTCTCCATGTAGATCCAGGGAGTATGCGGGTGGAAAAGATATCAGCATCTGGAGTGGTATCTGCCAATAAGCCATTTATCTGTTTGGTCGAGGGTACCAGTGTTGGTAGAAGCGCAGATGCCTCGGGCGCGAATAGTTATGTTTACGATGGAATCCATAACGGACAACATACTTGGATCAGGGATGAGTCATATAAAATTGTTATGGAGGGTACTGCCTTTGTCATCAATCATCTGTCCGATATTTCACCATATCAACAACAATCATTCGTTATAGAGCCATTAGGAGATCACCGCTACAAACTGGCTTCTAAGATAATTGATTTGGGTTTAGGCGACAGTGTAGTTAAAAATAAAGAAGTTGCGTTGACCGTGCGTTTAACTGCCGATGGACAACAACCAAAGGATGAGCATCAGATAATTAAGGATTGCACCACCTGTCCGGAAATGGTGGTAATTCCCTCTGGCGAGTTCAAGATGGGTTATCGTAGTTCTATTGAAAAATCCGGCCGAAATGTGAGTGTCAATGCTTTTGCCTTGGGAAAGACAGAGGTAACACAAATCCAATGGCGTGCAGTTATGGGCAGCAACCCCAGCAAATTCAGCAGTTGCGGCGATGACTGCCCGGTGGAGCAGGTGAGCTGGGATAGTGCACAAGAATTTATTAAGAAGCTGAACGCCATGACCGGCAAGCAATATCGTCTACCGAGCGAAACGGAATGGGAATATGCCTGTCGTGCTGGGAAACAGCAGGAATATTGCGGTAGCGACATTTTAGATAAAGTCGGGTGGTATGACGCTAATAGTGAAGATACCACTCATCCAGTCGCCCGCAAACAACCCAATGCTTTTGGTTTGTACGATATGAGTGGCAACGTAATGGAATGGCTGGAAGTCAGTAACCATCCTCGCCACAGGGGGATGCATGAGCTTCGCGGCGGCGCGTGGCACTATTCCGCTCGTGCGGCTGAGCGTGGCATGCTCGTGCCCCCGATTGGTTACAGCTTCGCTGGTTTTCGCGTAGCCAGGATACTGCCGTAG
- a CDS encoding ComF family protein yields the protein MSILTRHFLNIRTKLWQTLPAQPCFLCGTASRNGVWCAACDADLPYLTAAHCPVCALPTHDGATCGHCLQRAPHFDRTVAIFAYAFPLNKLVQALKHNEKLVLANSLADKLTQRIAVRPDCLVAMPLHPVRLRARGFNQSFELARHIGRQMDIPVLLNACQRRRDTPPQTALSRKERDKNVRQAFICTQDFSGKHVAIVDDVMTSGASLNEVAQTLRKAGAREISAWVIARTLPHSAS from the coding sequence TTGTCAATTTTGACTCGCCATTTTCTGAACATCCGCACAAAATTGTGGCAGACCCTGCCCGCGCAACCCTGTTTTCTGTGCGGCACAGCCAGCCGCAATGGTGTATGGTGCGCCGCTTGCGATGCTGACTTACCCTATTTAACTGCGGCACATTGCCCGGTGTGTGCCCTGCCTACGCACGACGGCGCAACCTGTGGCCATTGCTTACAACGAGCGCCGCATTTCGACCGCACAGTGGCCATATTCGCCTACGCTTTTCCGCTCAACAAGCTAGTGCAGGCGCTGAAGCATAATGAAAAACTGGTACTGGCGAACAGCCTTGCGGACAAACTGACACAGCGTATTGCGGTGCGTCCTGATTGCCTTGTTGCCATGCCATTGCATCCAGTGCGTTTACGTGCTCGCGGTTTCAATCAGTCATTTGAGCTGGCACGACATATTGGGCGGCAGATGGATATTCCAGTCCTGCTGAATGCCTGCCAGCGCAGGCGCGATACGCCGCCACAAACAGCGTTGTCACGAAAAGAAAGAGATAAAAACGTGCGTCAGGCATTCATTTGCACGCAGGATTTTTCGGGCAAGCATGTCGCCATAGTGGATGATGTAATGACTAGCGGTGCATCGCTGAACGAAGTGGCACAAACCTTACGCAAAGCAGGCGCGCGTGAAATCAGTGCCTGGGTCATTGCGCGGACATTGCCGCATTCTGCTTCGTAG
- the trmL gene encoding tRNA (uridine(34)/cytosine(34)/5-carboxymethylaminomethyluridine(34)-2'-O)-methyltransferase TrmL, producing the protein MFNVILFQPEIPPNTGNVIRLCANTGAQLHLIRPLGFSLDDKQLRRAGLDYHEYADLRVHDDLAACLQTLPGARLFAFTTKGKQSYHEVCYQAGDALLFGPETRGLPADILASLSPEQCLRMPMLPNNRSLNLSNTVAVAVFEAWRQCGFAGANK; encoded by the coding sequence ATGTTTAATGTGATCCTCTTCCAGCCTGAGATTCCGCCTAATACCGGGAACGTCATTCGCCTGTGCGCTAACACCGGAGCGCAACTGCATTTGATCCGGCCGCTCGGATTTTCGCTGGATGACAAACAGCTGCGGCGCGCCGGGTTGGATTATCATGAATACGCCGATCTGCGTGTGCACGACGACCTCGCTGCCTGCCTGCAAACCCTGCCGGGTGCGCGTCTGTTTGCATTTACTACCAAGGGCAAGCAGTCTTATCACGAGGTATGTTATCAAGCTGGTGATGCCTTGCTGTTCGGGCCAGAGACTCGTGGCTTGCCTGCGGATATATTGGCATCGTTATCACCGGAGCAGTGCCTGCGCATGCCTATGCTACCGAATAATCGCAGCCTGAATTTATCCAACACAGTCGCGGTAGCGGTGTTTGAAGCATGGCGTCAGTGCGGGTTTGCGGGGGCTAATAAATAG
- a CDS encoding RCC1 domain-containing protein — protein sequence MSQLLKRFFYTLPLVFIGCLGSMPGHAVESSVVSIAAGYDHTCALTTAGGVKCWGNNESGQLGNNSTTNSLKPVDVVGLASGVVAIAAGYRHTCALTTAGGVKCWGELYEPLHYNGVKHLTPVDMPDLTSGAVAIVTGGAYTCALTTTGGVKCWGVYSPLLATTPEVYVKDINSGMTAITAGFFHTCGLTTAGGVKCWGVNHDGQLGDNSSTEHLTPVDVTGLPSGAAAITAGWAHTCALTTAGGVKCWGDNFYGQLGDNSRTNSLKPVDVSGLASGVAAIAAGDEYTCALTTAGGVKCWGAKLVTIKGGPGSTNYSESFDEKDLTPVNVNGLSSGVAALAAGRKHACVLTTAGGVKCWGLNDFGQLGDNTNTNRLAPMDVIGLSGGVTSGPVAAPASPLTGLWWNQNESGWGMSITQRDSMAFLAWYTYDSIGKPTWFVISSCPLVGSGCTGDLYSVVGGTPLGVPWNGSGKVVTKVGTGSVAFSDNNTGTLNYSVNGVNGTKQITRQMFATGSVQPSVNYSALWWNENESGWGLAITQQYGMIFATMYTYDASGNPVWYVASSCPLSGNSCAGDLYQVTGGSAPTVTWNDAAKVVTKVGTVNFTFQNSSAGTLTYTINGVSGSKVISRQLF from the coding sequence ATGTCGCAATTGCTGAAAAGATTTTTTTATACGCTACCACTTGTCTTTATTGGATGTCTGGGGAGCATGCCAGGCCATGCAGTCGAGAGCAGCGTGGTGTCCATCGCCGCAGGATATGATCACACCTGCGCGCTCACCACGGCGGGCGGGGTCAAGTGCTGGGGGAATAACGAATCTGGCCAGCTCGGCAACAATTCCACCACTAATAGTTTGAAGCCGGTGGATGTGGTAGGTCTTGCCAGCGGAGTTGTGGCCATTGCTGCTGGGTATCGGCACACTTGCGCGCTCACCACGGCAGGCGGGGTCAAGTGCTGGGGTGAGCTTTATGAGCCTCTACACTACAATGGTGTCAAGCATTTGACGCCGGTGGATATGCCGGATTTGACCAGTGGCGCGGTAGCCATTGTGACCGGTGGGGCGTACACCTGCGCACTCACTACGACAGGCGGGGTCAAGTGCTGGGGCGTCTACAGCCCCCTCCTCGCCACCACTCCGGAAGTGTATGTAAAGGATATTAATAGCGGCATGACGGCCATCACTGCAGGGTTTTTTCATACGTGTGGACTCACCACTGCAGGGGGGGTCAAATGCTGGGGCGTGAACCATGATGGCCAGCTCGGCGACAATTCCAGCACTGAGCATTTGACCCCGGTGGATGTAACGGGGCTTCCCAGTGGCGCGGCTGCCATCACTGCAGGCTGGGCTCACACCTGCGCGCTCACCACGGCAGGTGGGGTCAAGTGCTGGGGGGATAACTTCTACGGCCAGCTCGGCGACAATTCCAGAACTAATAGTTTGAAACCGGTGGATGTGTCGGGTCTTGCCAGCGGCGTGGCAGCCATTGCTGCTGGGGATGAGTACACCTGCGCACTCACCACGGCAGGCGGGGTAAAGTGCTGGGGGGCTAAGCTTGTCACCATAAAAGGCGGCCCTGGCTCCACCAATTATTCTGAATCCTTTGATGAAAAGGATTTAACGCCGGTGAATGTGAATGGGCTTTCTAGCGGCGTTGCAGCCCTTGCTGCGGGGAGAAAACACGCTTGCGTGCTCACCACAGCAGGTGGAGTTAAGTGCTGGGGCTTGAATGATTTCGGCCAACTCGGCGACAATACCAACACCAATCGCTTGGCCCCAATGGATGTAATAGGTCTTAGCGGTGGCGTGACATCTGGCCCTGTCGCCGCACCGGCCTCGCCCTTGACTGGTCTGTGGTGGAACCAGAATGAATCCGGCTGGGGGATGAGTATCACCCAGCGTGATTCGATGGCTTTTCTGGCGTGGTACACCTACGATTCAATCGGGAAACCGACATGGTTTGTCATATCGTCCTGTCCGCTGGTAGGGAGTGGCTGCACGGGTGATCTTTACAGTGTGGTAGGCGGTACTCCGCTGGGTGTGCCCTGGAATGGAAGCGGTAAAGTGGTCACCAAGGTCGGTACGGGCTCGGTCGCTTTTTCTGACAACAATACTGGGACATTAAATTATTCGGTAAATGGCGTAAATGGAACCAAACAGATTACCCGGCAAATGTTTGCAACCGGCTCCGTTCAACCGTCAGTCAACTATTCTGCGCTCTGGTGGAATGAGAACGAGTCCGGCTGGGGGCTAGCCATCACGCAGCAGTATGGAATGATCTTCGCCACCATGTATACCTACGATGCGAGTGGCAATCCTGTTTGGTACGTTGCCTCCAGTTGCCCCTTGTCTGGTAATAGCTGCGCAGGCGATTTATACCAAGTCACCGGCGGGTCTGCGCCCACCGTGACATGGAACGATGCGGCTAAGGTGGTAACGAAAGTCGGCACCGTCAACTTCACTTTTCAAAACAGTAGCGCTGGCACCTTGACTTACACCATCAACGGGGTGAGTGGATCCAAGGTGATTTCAAGACAATTGTTTTAA
- a CDS encoding RCC1 domain-containing protein, whose translation MTQLLKRFFYTLQLVFIGCLGSMPGHAAESSVVAITAGRNHTCALTTAGGVKCWGSNESGQLGDNSNIDRLTPVSVLGLASGVAAISTGGAHTCALTTAGGVKCWGNASLIPIDRPGLTSGVVSIDSSSTSQTCVLTTTGRVECFVPNTILPSTLVELGLGGVTAITAGVSHACALTTSGGVKCWGEFGDISNTPSFNSIPVNVSGLSSGVAAISAGADFNFALTTAGGVKYWDNNGSPIDIPGLTSGVAAIDTSGGHTCVITMAGGVKCLGVNFNGQLGNNSVSISVTPMDVSGLANGVSAISTGGAHTCALTTAGGVKCWGWNGAGQLGDGSTADRSTPVDVIGLGGGVTPDPILPPASPLTGLWWNQNESGWGMSITQRDSMAFLAWYTYDSIGKPTWFVISSCPLVGNGCTGDLYSVVGGTPLGVPWNGNGKVVTKVGTGTFAYSDNNTGTLNYSVNGVNGTKQITRQMFATGAVQPLVDYSALWWNQNESGWGVAITQQYGMIFATMYTYDASGNPVWYVASSCPLSGNSCAGDLYQVTGGSAPTVAWNDAAKVVTKVGTVNFTFQNSSAGTLTYTINGVSGSKVISRQLF comes from the coding sequence ATGACGCAATTGCTGAAAAGATTTTTTTACACACTGCAACTCGTCTTTATTGGATGTCTGGGGAGTATGCCAGGCCATGCCGCTGAGAGCAGCGTGGTGGCTATCACTGCAGGACGTAATCACACCTGCGCGCTCACTACGGCAGGCGGGGTCAAGTGCTGGGGGAGCAACGAATCTGGACAGCTCGGTGACAACTCCAACATCGATCGTTTGACACCGGTGAGTGTGTTGGGCCTTGCCAGCGGCGTAGCGGCCATCTCTACAGGAGGTGCACATACCTGCGCGCTCACCACGGCAGGTGGAGTTAAGTGTTGGGGGAACGCTAGTTTGATACCTATAGATAGGCCTGGTCTTACCAGCGGCGTAGTGTCCATTGATTCATCATCCACTAGTCAAACCTGCGTGCTCACCACGACAGGCAGGGTAGAATGTTTCGTCCCCAACACCATATTGCCCAGTACACTGGTTGAGCTAGGGCTCGGCGGCGTGACCGCTATCACTGCAGGTGTTTCTCACGCCTGCGCGCTCACTACGTCAGGCGGGGTCAAGTGCTGGGGTGAGTTCGGCGATATTTCCAACACGCCTAGTTTTAATTCTATTCCAGTGAATGTGTCGGGACTCTCCAGCGGGGTAGCGGCTATCTCCGCAGGGGCTGATTTCAACTTTGCACTCACCACGGCAGGTGGAGTCAAATACTGGGATAATAATGGCTCCCCCATCGATATACCGGGCCTTACCAGCGGCGTAGCGGCCATCGATACAAGTGGTGGTCACACCTGCGTGATCACCATGGCGGGTGGAGTCAAGTGCCTTGGCGTGAATTTCAATGGCCAGCTCGGCAACAATTCTGTCTCTATCAGTGTCACGCCAATGGATGTGTCTGGTCTTGCCAATGGCGTGTCGGCCATCTCTACAGGAGGTGCACACACCTGCGCGCTCACCACGGCAGGCGGGGTCAAGTGCTGGGGCTGGAACGGTGCAGGCCAACTCGGCGACGGTTCCACTGCGGATCGTTCAACCCCGGTGGATGTAATCGGTCTTGGCGGAGGTGTGACACCCGATCCTATTTTGCCGCCGGCCTCGCCCTTGACCGGTCTGTGGTGGAACCAGAATGAATCCGGCTGGGGGATGAGTATCACCCAGCGTGATTCGATGGCTTTTCTGGCGTGGTATACCTACGATTCAATCGGGAAACCGACATGGTTTGTCATATCGTCCTGTCCGCTGGTTGGGAATGGCTGCACGGGTGATCTTTACAGTGTGGTAGGCGGCACTCCACTGGGTGTGCCCTGGAATGGCAACGGTAAAGTGGTGACCAAAGTGGGGACAGGCACCTTCGCTTATTCTGACAACAATACCGGGACATTAAATTATTCGGTAAATGGCGTAAATGGAACCAAGCAGATTACCCGCCAAATGTTTGCAACCGGCGCCGTTCAACCGTTAGTCGATTATTCTGCGCTCTGGTGGAATCAGAATGAGTCCGGCTGGGGCGTTGCCATCACGCAGCAGTATGGAATGATTTTCGCCACCATGTACACCTACGATGCCAGTGGCAATCCTGTTTGGTACGTTGCTTCCAGCTGCCCCTTGTCTGGTAATAGCTGCGCCGGTGATTTATACCAAGTCACCGGCGGGTCTGCGCCCACCGTGGCATGGAACGATGCGGCTAAGGTGGTAACGAAAGTCGGTACCGTCAACTTCACCTTCCAAAACAGTAGCGCTGGCACCTTGACTTACACCATCAACGGGGTGAGTGGATCCAAGGTGATTTCAAGGCAATTGTTTTAG
- a CDS encoding IS630 family transposase, which produces MEKEDARKQSREVLHERRKQVIRMHRKGVAVMEIVVQTGLSWTAVNTALRLYKAEGSGALKPGVRGKKPGSGRRLTVSQELAIQQTICDRRPEQLKMDFALWSRPAVRQHIELAHSIKLSIRAVGNYLARWGFTPQKPIKKAYEQRPEAVQAWLDEQYPAIEARAKTEGAEIHWGDETALVNTDVRGRSYAPVGKTPVTFAVGGTRHKLSMIATVTNQGKTRWMIIDEAFNSDKLIEFLEALIKDTDRKVFLILDNLRVHHSKPVKAWAAENAQKIELFYLPSYSPELNPEERLNADLKHVITSKVPVRTKAKLRAAATDHMTMLEQNPERVRRYFRDPKVAYAAS; this is translated from the coding sequence ATGGAAAAAGAAGATGCCCGCAAGCAGTCGCGAGAAGTACTGCATGAACGACGCAAGCAAGTCATTCGTATGCACCGCAAAGGTGTGGCGGTGATGGAGATCGTGGTGCAAACGGGACTGAGCTGGACGGCAGTCAATACGGCGCTGCGGTTGTATAAGGCTGAAGGTTCGGGGGCACTCAAGCCCGGCGTTCGGGGTAAAAAACCTGGCAGTGGACGTCGCTTGACGGTTAGCCAAGAGCTGGCGATTCAACAAACCATCTGCGACAGACGCCCCGAACAACTCAAGATGGATTTTGCGCTATGGAGCAGGCCCGCTGTGCGCCAGCACATTGAGCTGGCGCACAGTATCAAGCTGTCTATTCGGGCAGTAGGCAACTACTTGGCACGTTGGGGTTTTACACCACAAAAACCCATTAAAAAAGCATACGAGCAGCGGCCTGAAGCCGTCCAGGCTTGGCTTGATGAACAATATCCGGCCATTGAAGCCAGAGCAAAAACAGAAGGTGCGGAAATTCACTGGGGCGACGAGACGGCGCTAGTCAACACGGATGTCAGAGGCAGGAGCTATGCGCCGGTGGGCAAGACACCTGTGACGTTCGCAGTAGGCGGCACGCGCCACAAGCTATCGATGATTGCGACGGTAACCAATCAGGGTAAAACGCGCTGGATGATTATTGATGAGGCATTTAACTCCGACAAGCTCATTGAATTTCTGGAGGCGCTCATCAAGGATACAGACCGCAAGGTGTTTCTGATACTGGACAACTTGAGAGTTCATCACAGCAAACCTGTAAAGGCTTGGGCTGCCGAGAACGCACAGAAAATCGAGTTGTTCTACTTGCCCAGCTACAGCCCTGAACTCAACCCCGAAGAAAGACTGAATGCAGATCTCAAGCACGTCATCACTTCAAAGGTGCCAGTGCGCACCAAGGCAAAACTCAGAGCTGCTGCGACTGATCACATGACCATGCTTGAGCAAAACCCCGAACGCGTGCGCCGTTATTTCCGCGACCCAAAAGTCGCCTACGCGGCTTCATGA
- a CDS encoding RCC1 domain-containing protein, whose translation MPGHAAESSAVAIAAGWRHTCALTTAGGVKCWGDNSAGQLGDNTTTNRLTPVNVSGLGSGVAAIAARYDHTCVITTAGGVKCWGVNTYGQLGDNTTMNRLTPVDVSGLGNGVAAIAASYDHTCALTTVGGVKCWGKNDLGQLGDDSYMNRLTPVDVSGLASGVAAIAAGGLHTCALTTAGGVKCWGSNVFGEIIDNYGELDYGTPEEVRGLSTGVMAIAAGSGFTCALTRAGEIKCLGVAIGGEMGNVCNAVHMLSNCLTPVDVTGFASSVSAIYAGYWHVCALTTAGGVKCWGNNEYGQLGNSVHGQGSSSIPLDVLGLASGVSAIAAGGGAHTCALTTAGGVKCWGLNTSGQLGDGSATKRSTPVDVIGLGGGVTPGPVVPASPLTGLWWNQNESGWGMSLTQRDSMAFLAWYTYDSIGKPTWFVISSCPLVGSGCTGDLYSVVGGTPLGVPWNGSGKVVTKVGTGSVAFSDNNTGTLNYSVNGVNGTKQITRQMFATGSVQPSVNYSALWWNQNESGWGVAITQQYGMIFATMYTYDASGNPVWYVASSCPLSGNNCAGDLYQVTGGSAPTVTWNDATKVVTKVGTVNFAFQNSSAGTLTYTINGVSGSKLISRQLF comes from the coding sequence ATGCCAGGCCATGCAGCCGAGAGCAGCGCGGTGGCCATCGCTGCAGGCTGGCGTCACACCTGCGCTCTTACCACGGCAGGCGGGGTCAAGTGCTGGGGCGATAATAGCGCCGGCCAGCTTGGTGACAACACCACCACGAATCGTTTGACACCGGTGAATGTGTCTGGACTTGGCAGTGGTGTAGCAGCGATCGCTGCAAGATATGATCACACCTGCGTGATTACCACGGCAGGCGGGGTCAAGTGCTGGGGCGTCAATACCTACGGCCAGCTTGGTGACAACACCACCATGAATCGTTTGACACCGGTGGATGTGTCTGGACTTGGCAATGGTGTAGCAGCGATCGCTGCAAGTTATGATCACACCTGCGCGCTCACTACGGTAGGCGGGGTCAAGTGCTGGGGCAAAAATGACCTCGGCCAGCTCGGCGACGATTCCTACATGAATCGTTTGACACCGGTGGATGTGTCTGGACTTGCCAGTGGCGTTGCGGCCATCGCTGCAGGCGGGCTTCACACCTGTGCGCTTACCACGGCAGGCGGGGTCAAGTGCTGGGGCAGTAATGTTTTTGGCGAGATTATTGATAACTATGGTGAATTAGATTATGGAACGCCGGAAGAAGTGCGGGGTCTTTCCACCGGTGTGATGGCCATTGCTGCAGGTTCTGGTTTTACTTGCGCGCTCACTAGGGCAGGCGAGATCAAATGCTTGGGCGTAGCTATCGGTGGCGAGATGGGCAACGTGTGCAACGCCGTTCATATGCTCTCGAATTGTTTGACACCGGTTGACGTTACAGGTTTTGCCAGTAGTGTGTCGGCCATTTATGCAGGATATTGGCACGTTTGCGCGCTCACCACGGCAGGCGGGGTCAAGTGCTGGGGAAATAACGAGTACGGCCAGCTCGGCAACAGTGTTCATGGACAAGGTTCCAGTTCGATACCACTTGATGTGTTGGGCCTTGCCAGCGGCGTGTCGGCTATCGCTGCAGGCGGTGGGGCTCACACCTGTGCGCTTACCACAGCAGGCGGGGTCAAGTGCTGGGGCTTGAATACAAGCGGTCAGCTCGGCGACGGTTCCGCCACAAAACGTTCAACCCCAGTTGATGTGATAGGTCTTGGCGGTGGTGTGACCCCCGGCCCCGTCGTACCTGCCTCGCCTTTAACCGGTCTATGGTGGAACCAGAATGAATCCGGCTGGGGGATGAGTCTCACCCAGCGTGATTCGATGGCTTTTCTGGCGTGGTACACCTATGACTCAATCGGGAAACCGACATGGTTTGTCATATCGTCCTGTCCGTTGGTTGGGAGTGGCTGCACGGGTGATCTTTACAGTGTGGTAGGCGGCACTCCGCTGGGGGTGCCCTGGAATGGAAGCGGTAAAGTGGTCACCAAGGTCGGTACGGGCTCGGTCGCTTTTTCTGACAACAATACTGGGACATTAAATTATTCGGTAAATGGCGTAAATGGAACCAAACAGATTACCCGGCAAATGTTTGCAACCGGCTCCGTTCAACCGTCAGTCAACTATTCTGCGCTCTGGTGGAATCAGAATGAGTCCGGCTGGGGCGTTGCCATCACGCAGCAGTATGGAATGATCTTCGCCACCATGTACACCTATGATGCCAGCGGCAATCCTGTTTGGTATGTTGCCTCCAGCTGCCCCTTATCTGGTAATAACTGCGCAGGCGATTTATACCAAGTCACCGGCGGCTCTGCGCCAACCGTGACATGGAACGATGCCACTAAGGTGGTGACGAAAGTCGGTACCGTCAACTTCGCCTTTCAAAACAGTAGCGCTGGTACTTTGACCTACACCATCAACGGGGTGAGTGGATCCAAGTTGATTTCAAGGCAATTGTTTTAG